The proteins below are encoded in one region of Candidatus Thiodiazotropha sp. LNASS1:
- a CDS encoding OmpA family protein codes for MMFSDYRQYTSLSIIPMRFLVLLVLVIPRCLNAADLEDQLYMAGIHESVWEFSGSDYSCELKHEVPQFGVARFRRIAGENLHFFITSFQPVPEPVDGVVRELSPAWEHTPPDTLQLSVAIQTGMRPMALKRKQAGWLLTSLTKGQIGSFSFPDWDDNRRQVRVQLSPVKFQKPYREFKRCLRQLPNSGGFTELKNSTVHFALDVDAIDNRGEQQLARLAAYVLADEKINRIIIEGHADDQGSTRYNKRLSARRAANVYNYLSGKGVKEGMMIQQHYGESRPKIAKRTARARAANRRVEINLQR; via the coding sequence ATGATGTTTTCGGATTACAGGCAATACACCTCCCTGTCCATTATTCCCATGAGGTTTCTGGTACTGCTGGTTCTAGTCATACCTCGTTGTCTGAATGCCGCTGATCTGGAAGATCAGCTCTACATGGCGGGTATACATGAGTCTGTCTGGGAGTTTTCCGGGTCGGATTACAGCTGTGAGCTAAAACATGAGGTGCCGCAGTTCGGTGTGGCCCGATTCAGGCGAATTGCAGGTGAGAATCTGCACTTTTTCATCACTAGCTTTCAACCGGTGCCAGAGCCGGTTGACGGGGTTGTCAGAGAGCTCTCGCCGGCTTGGGAGCATACTCCACCGGACACCCTGCAACTTTCAGTTGCGATACAGACAGGGATGCGGCCGATGGCCTTAAAACGGAAGCAGGCCGGGTGGTTGCTGACCTCATTGACCAAGGGTCAGATCGGCAGTTTCTCCTTTCCTGATTGGGACGACAACCGCAGACAGGTCAGGGTGCAATTGTCACCGGTCAAATTCCAAAAGCCCTATCGTGAGTTCAAGCGCTGTCTTCGCCAACTGCCGAATAGCGGGGGATTTACTGAGTTAAAGAACTCGACGGTTCATTTCGCACTGGATGTCGACGCCATCGACAATCGTGGAGAACAACAACTCGCTCGGTTGGCCGCTTATGTTCTGGCCGATGAGAAGATCAACCGCATCATTATCGAGGGTCATGCGGACGACCAGGGATCGACGCGATACAACAAGCGTCTTTCGGCAAGGCGGGCGGCAAACGTCTACAATTACCTTTCCGGCAAAGGCGTCAAAGAAGGGATGATGATCCAGCAACACTACGGAGAGTCCCGGCCTAAAATAGCAAAGCGGACAGCGCGCGCCAGGGCAGCCAACCGACGGGTCGAAATCAATCTCCAGCGATAG
- a CDS encoding glutamine--tRNA ligase/YqeY domain fusion protein, with amino-acid sequence MSKSEPSTTTNFIRQIIDQDLQSGKHGGRVHTRFPPEPNGYLHIGHAKSIVLNFGIARDYQGLCNLRFDDTNPHKENIEFVDSIQADVRWLGYDWDDRLFYASDYFQQLYDFAVELIQAGKAFVCDLDSEQMRAYRGTLTEPGRESPYRTRSVEENLDLFARMKAGDFADGERVLRAKIDMASPNMNMRDPTLYRIRHGVIHHQTGEAWCIYPMYDYTHPVSDALEGITHSLCTLEFEDHRPLYDWVLDNISIPSHPQQIEFSRLNLEYTVLSKRMLTQLVEEGFVEGWDDPRMPTIAGMRRRGYSAVSIREFCQRIGITKSDGLVEMGMLENCIREDLDAHAPRRMAVLHPLKVVIENFPDEKSETLTASNHPKDETMGVREIEFCREVYIDRADFREQANKKYKRLVTGGEVRLRNAYVIKCEEVVKNNQGEIIELRCSYDPETLGKNPEGRKVRGVIHWVSARHGIKGEVRLYDRLFGKADAGRVDEGGRFTDNLNPDSLRTLTDCYFEPALGSAIAGEQYQFEREGYFILDSREAAREEPVFNRIITLRDSWAKIDKPGE; translated from the coding sequence ATGAGTAAATCGGAACCCAGCACAACGACCAACTTCATCCGCCAGATCATCGATCAGGATCTGCAGTCGGGTAAACACGGTGGGCGGGTGCATACCCGGTTTCCCCCCGAGCCCAACGGCTATCTGCATATCGGCCATGCCAAGTCGATCGTACTTAATTTCGGTATCGCCCGGGATTATCAGGGATTGTGCAATCTGCGTTTCGACGACACTAATCCCCATAAGGAGAATATCGAGTTCGTCGACAGTATTCAGGCGGACGTCCGTTGGCTCGGTTATGACTGGGATGATCGTCTCTTCTACGCCTCGGACTACTTTCAACAGCTCTACGACTTTGCCGTTGAGCTCATCCAGGCCGGCAAGGCCTTCGTCTGCGATCTCGACAGCGAGCAGATGCGAGCCTATCGCGGCACCCTGACTGAACCTGGCCGGGAGAGCCCCTATCGCACCCGTTCCGTGGAGGAGAACCTGGATCTGTTCGCCCGCATGAAGGCGGGTGACTTCGCCGATGGGGAACGTGTACTGCGGGCCAAGATCGATATGGCTTCACCGAATATGAACATGCGTGATCCAACCCTGTATCGAATCCGCCATGGTGTGATCCATCATCAGACCGGTGAGGCCTGGTGCATCTATCCGATGTACGACTATACTCATCCGGTCTCGGATGCCCTGGAGGGAATCACCCACTCACTCTGTACCCTGGAATTCGAGGATCACCGGCCACTCTATGACTGGGTGCTCGACAACATCTCCATTCCCAGCCATCCACAACAGATCGAATTCTCCCGCCTCAATCTGGAATACACAGTTTTGAGTAAACGCATGCTCACGCAATTGGTGGAGGAGGGATTTGTCGAGGGATGGGATGATCCGCGCATGCCGACGATTGCCGGGATGCGGCGTCGCGGCTACAGCGCGGTATCGATACGGGAATTCTGTCAGCGGATCGGTATCACCAAATCGGACGGCCTGGTTGAGATGGGCATGCTGGAAAACTGTATTCGCGAGGATCTCGATGCCCATGCGCCTCGACGCATGGCGGTGCTGCATCCGCTCAAGGTAGTGATCGAAAACTTCCCAGATGAGAAGAGCGAGACATTGACGGCATCCAATCACCCCAAGGATGAGACCATGGGGGTACGTGAAATCGAATTCTGTCGAGAGGTCTACATCGACCGGGCTGATTTTCGAGAGCAGGCGAATAAAAAATATAAGCGCCTGGTGACTGGGGGCGAGGTGCGTCTACGCAATGCCTATGTCATCAAATGTGAAGAGGTTGTGAAGAATAACCAGGGCGAAATCATTGAGTTACGCTGTAGCTACGATCCTGAAACCTTGGGAAAAAATCCTGAAGGCCGGAAGGTCAGGGGTGTTATCCACTGGGTATCCGCCAGGCATGGCATAAAGGGTGAAGTCAGACTCTATGATCGTCTGTTCGGCAAGGCAGACGCGGGACGGGTCGATGAAGGCGGCCGTTTCACGGATAATCTCAATCCCGACTCCCTGCGCACCCTGACTGACTGTTATTTCGAACCGGCATTGGGGTCAGCGATCGCGGGCGAACAGTATCAATTTGAGCGTGAAGGCTATTTCATACTCGACAGCCGAGAGGCCGCCAGAGAAGAGCCGGTCTTCAACCGCATCATCACCCTGCGCGACTCCTGGGCGAAGATCGACAAGCCGGGTGAGTGA
- a CDS encoding esterase/lipase family protein, which yields MKHAFPLTVLLLIVSSQSLAVQTECVVLLHGMGRTSSSLSAIEESLLSRHYHVWNESYPSLTQSVEELSAPAIDAGLAYCEGKQVERVHFVTHSLGGILVRYYLQDHHIENLGRIVMLAPPNRGSEVADQMKDGFFYRNIMGPAGQALGTDEKSLPNSLKPIAGEIGIIAGIKAGEPWFLPEIPGDDDGKVAVERTKLPEMRDFLLVNVGHTFIMDDDEVIRQVSHFLQHGLFDRSNQVQTTDGAATE from the coding sequence ATGAAGCATGCGTTTCCACTTACAGTGTTGTTGTTGATCGTATCATCGCAATCCCTGGCGGTTCAGACTGAGTGCGTTGTTTTATTGCATGGTATGGGACGTACTTCATCTTCGCTCAGCGCCATTGAAGAGTCGTTGCTGAGTCGACACTACCATGTATGGAATGAGAGTTATCCCAGTTTGACTCAAAGCGTTGAGGAGTTGTCCGCGCCGGCGATTGATGCAGGATTGGCCTATTGTGAAGGAAAACAAGTGGAAAGGGTCCACTTTGTCACTCACTCCCTGGGGGGGATCCTCGTCAGATACTATCTGCAGGATCATCATATAGAGAATCTCGGCCGGATTGTGATGCTGGCGCCACCCAATCGGGGCAGTGAAGTCGCCGATCAGATGAAGGATGGTTTTTTCTACCGGAACATCATGGGACCGGCGGGTCAGGCGTTGGGCACGGACGAGAAGAGCCTGCCAAACAGCCTGAAACCTATCGCCGGAGAGATAGGTATCATTGCCGGCATCAAAGCGGGGGAACCCTGGTTTCTTCCCGAGATCCCCGGAGATGATGATGGCAAGGTCGCGGTGGAACGTACCAAGCTGCCGGAAATGAGGGATTTTCTGTTGGTGAATGTGGGACATACCTTCATCATGGATGATGATGAGGTAATCCGTCAGGTGTCGCATTTCCTGCAACATGGTCTGTTCGACAGGTCGAATCAGGTCCAAACCACAGACGGTGCTGCAACGGAGTGA
- a CDS encoding lysophospholipid acyltransferase family protein has protein sequence MAPTSPPVTAQLTWFEKTWQAFCRLVVRVFYRRFEVVGSENLPTGQGAILCANHVNALADAVVLQAATTRAIRPLARSGLFDNPILKPILGLIGAVPIYRRGDPGVDVSDNSATFRRCYELLANGETLIIFPEGQSHDVPRLMALKTGAARMALETIQVTGSEPAVIPVGLTFPEKGQFRSSVLVQFGKPIDLTLSEQKTDEQRVIELTDRIRNGLEAITLNAESWDEVNLITRLERFFAFRHGKYRQRNLQQRLRAQQRLIDAQRLLRKYEPDRVRALISQLKQFEKVCRYCGVKDYQLNIEYRPTLIVLYLLRVIWMLLIVLPVVMWGVINSYLPYKLTEHLSLRFAKGPNQADTTKMVLGLVFFTLFWLIQSYLVYHNFGLIWMIAYILSLVVSSVVALMVRGEMRRIRENVRVFLLFLRRRDLKAYLQYKRQELEQELARMVRIANRLSHH, from the coding sequence ATGGCGCCAACATCACCCCCTGTCACAGCTCAACTGACATGGTTTGAAAAAACCTGGCAGGCATTCTGTCGTCTTGTGGTTCGGGTGTTTTATCGTCGATTTGAAGTTGTCGGCAGCGAAAATCTACCAACGGGACAGGGTGCTATCTTATGTGCCAATCATGTTAATGCCCTGGCGGATGCCGTGGTACTGCAGGCAGCGACAACCAGAGCCATTCGGCCACTGGCGCGAAGCGGTCTGTTTGATAATCCAATACTCAAACCTATCCTGGGCTTGATCGGTGCCGTCCCTATCTACCGGCGTGGTGATCCGGGGGTCGACGTCAGTGACAATAGCGCTACATTCAGACGCTGTTATGAACTATTGGCGAATGGGGAGACCCTTATCATATTTCCGGAGGGCCAGAGTCATGACGTGCCCCGGTTGATGGCATTGAAGACCGGGGCCGCGCGTATGGCGTTGGAAACGATCCAGGTTACAGGCAGTGAGCCGGCGGTTATTCCCGTCGGTCTGACATTTCCCGAAAAAGGCCAGTTTCGCAGTTCAGTTCTGGTCCAGTTCGGTAAACCGATTGACTTGACACTCTCGGAGCAGAAGACGGATGAACAACGCGTTATCGAATTGACCGATCGCATTCGCAATGGATTGGAAGCCATAACATTGAATGCCGAGAGTTGGGACGAGGTCAACCTGATCACCAGACTGGAGCGATTTTTCGCCTTTCGTCACGGTAAATATCGGCAACGCAACCTGCAGCAACGTCTGCGTGCCCAGCAACGCCTGATAGATGCGCAACGCTTGTTGAGAAAATACGAGCCCGATCGGGTGAGGGCATTGATAAGCCAATTGAAGCAGTTTGAAAAAGTCTGCCGTTACTGTGGAGTGAAGGATTACCAACTGAATATCGAATACAGACCAACGTTGATTGTGCTTTATCTGCTGCGCGTGATCTGGATGTTGTTGATTGTCTTGCCGGTGGTCATGTGGGGCGTCATCAACAGCTACCTCCCTTATAAACTGACCGAACACCTATCGCTCCGTTTTGCCAAGGGACCCAATCAGGCTGATACGACCAAAATGGTGTTAGGATTGGTTTTTTTCACGCTTTTCTGGTTGATACAGAGTTATCTGGTTTACCATAATTTCGGTTTGATATGGATGATCGCATATATTCTAAGCCTCGTTGTCAGCAGCGTAGTGGCCCTGATGGTGAGAGGAGAGATGCGCCGAATAAGGGAAAATGTCAGAGTGTTCCTGCTCTTCCTGCGCCGACGGGATCTCAAGGCATACCTGCAGTACAAGCGTCAGGAGTTGGAGCAGGAATTAGCCCGAATGGTTCGTATCGCCAACCGCCTCTCTCATCACTGA
- a CDS encoding hemerythrin domain-containing protein, whose protein sequence is MRPLLEKLHKDHINLARLLDLLSRELDALSAGREANFDLKIEMLDYIEHYAEQSHHPTEDQINKIAFRKKSMQAHKALYDRICKEHGDLIGLARTYRKTLEGAMQGEVLLREEVETRGREFVALQRQHIDLEEQEVFPLVENALSDKEWQKLEGQISHGEDPLFHRQDFNRFRSLIDYLKAHEDE, encoded by the coding sequence ATGAGACCACTACTGGAAAAACTCCACAAAGACCATATCAATCTGGCTCGTCTGCTCGATTTGTTGAGCAGAGAACTGGATGCACTGAGTGCCGGTCGTGAAGCGAACTTCGATCTCAAGATCGAAATGCTGGATTACATCGAGCACTACGCCGAACAATCGCATCACCCCACCGAAGATCAGATCAATAAAATAGCCTTCCGCAAGAAATCGATGCAGGCGCACAAGGCGCTCTACGATCGAATATGCAAGGAGCATGGCGACCTGATTGGGCTGGCTCGAACATACAGAAAAACCCTGGAAGGGGCCATGCAGGGTGAGGTGCTGTTGAGAGAGGAGGTGGAGACGAGGGGCAGGGAATTCGTCGCCCTGCAGCGGCAGCATATCGACCTTGAAGAACAAGAGGTCTTTCCTCTGGTGGAGAACGCCCTCAGCGACAAGGAGTGGCAAAAACTCGAGGGTCAGATTTCACATGGCGAGGATCCCCTGTTTCACCGCCAAGACTTCAATCGATTCCGTAGTCTCATCGACTATCTGAAGGCGCACGAAGACGAATAG
- the gltX gene encoding glutamate--tRNA ligase: protein MTVRTRFAPSPTGYLHVGGARTALFSWLYARKHGGKFVLRIEDTDLERSTMESVNAILEGMTWLGLEYDEGPFYQTKRFDRYDEVIQDLLARGLAYRCDCSHERLDRLRDEAMQNKLKPRYDGHCRHRDVSPDEPHVIRFRNPESGIVVVDDLIRGRVTFNNEELDDLIIRRTDGSPTYNLTVVVDDLDMSITHVIRGDDHLNNTPRQINILRALDADPPQYGHVPMILGDDGSRLSKRHGAVSVMQYREAGFLPEALLNYLVRLGWSHGDQEIFSVDEMIELFDIDAVNKAASSFNTDKLLWLNQHYIKQENPKRIAHLLSPHMGDLEIDPSQGPDLVAVAEAHQERANTLVEMAEMSAFCYRDFESYEEKAAKKHLRLAAREPLQRMRDVLASLGDWTAETLHSVVDQVSAELDVKMGKVAQPLRVALVGRAASPGIDVTLYLVGKEASLKRIDKALEYIVQREANAG from the coding sequence ATGACTGTTCGTACCCGATTCGCTCCCAGCCCGACCGGCTATCTCCACGTGGGTGGTGCCCGAACCGCCCTTTTTTCCTGGCTCTATGCCCGCAAGCACGGTGGAAAGTTCGTGTTGCGAATCGAAGATACCGATCTGGAGCGTTCGACCATGGAGTCGGTAAATGCCATTCTCGAGGGTATGACCTGGCTCGGCCTGGAGTACGATGAAGGACCCTTCTACCAGACCAAGCGTTTCGACCGTTATGATGAGGTGATTCAAGATCTGCTGGCGCGTGGATTGGCCTATCGTTGTGACTGCAGTCATGAGCGTCTCGACCGGCTGCGGGACGAGGCGATGCAGAACAAGCTTAAACCCCGTTACGACGGCCACTGCAGGCACCGTGATGTGAGCCCGGACGAGCCCCATGTGATCCGCTTTCGAAATCCGGAATCGGGTATCGTCGTGGTGGACGACCTGATCAGGGGAAGGGTTACTTTTAACAATGAGGAGCTGGATGACCTGATCATCCGACGCACCGATGGATCACCCACCTACAATCTGACCGTGGTGGTCGATGATCTCGATATGAGCATCACCCATGTCATACGTGGTGACGATCATCTCAACAATACACCGAGGCAGATCAACATATTGCGGGCTCTGGATGCGGATCCGCCCCAGTATGGCCATGTGCCGATGATCCTCGGCGATGATGGTTCGAGATTGTCGAAGCGGCACGGCGCAGTGAGCGTGATGCAGTACCGTGAAGCGGGTTTTCTGCCAGAGGCGCTGCTCAACTACCTGGTGCGCCTGGGCTGGTCCCATGGGGATCAGGAGATCTTCAGTGTCGATGAGATGATCGAACTGTTTGATATTGATGCGGTGAACAAGGCGGCCTCCAGCTTCAACACAGACAAGCTGTTATGGTTGAATCAGCACTATATCAAGCAGGAGAACCCGAAGCGTATCGCCCACCTGTTGAGTCCGCATATGGGGGATCTCGAGATCGATCCCTCGCAAGGGCCCGATCTGGTGGCCGTGGCCGAAGCCCATCAGGAGCGCGCGAATACCCTGGTTGAGATGGCTGAGATGAGTGCCTTCTGTTACCGGGATTTCGAGAGCTATGAGGAGAAGGCAGCCAAAAAGCACCTGCGTCTCGCTGCCAGGGAACCCCTGCAACGCATGCGCGATGTATTGGCCAGCCTGGGTGACTGGACAGCGGAGACACTGCATAGCGTGGTGGATCAAGTCTCTGCCGAACTGGATGTGAAGATGGGCAAGGTGGCCCAGCCCTTGCGTGTGGCCCTGGTGGGGCGCGCTGCCTCTCCGGGGATCGATGTGACCCTCTATCTGGTGGGGAAAGAGGCCAGTTTAAAGCGCATCGACAAGGCCCTTGAATATATCGTTCAACGTGAAGCCAATGCCGGTTGA